A genome region from Urocitellus parryii isolate mUroPar1 chromosome X, mUroPar1.hap1, whole genome shotgun sequence includes the following:
- the Itih6 gene encoding inter-alpha-trypsin inhibitor heavy chain H6 isoform X1 — MSGWRYLICVSFLLTIFLELTCQGPPGPSSSSTKLLMTSYSIRSTVVSRYAHTLVTSVLFNPHAEAHKAIFDLDLPHLAFISNFTMTINNKVYVAEVKEKRQAKKIYEEAYHQGKTAAHVGIRDRESEKFQISTSLAAGTEVTFALAYEELLQRHQGQYQLMISVRPGQLVSKLNVEVTVSERTGIFYVHVPPLRTSRLHTNYRTSEADSPPSTRIEKGETCVRIIFCPTLQDQSAFSSSGIMADFMVQYDVVMEDIIGDVQIYGGYFIHYFAPRGLQPVEKNVVFVIDVSGSMFGIKMKQTKKAMNVILSDLQANDYFNIISFSDTVSVWKAGGSIQATIQNVHSAKDYLDHMEADGWTDINAALLAAASVLNHSNQEPGRGPSMGRIPLIIFLTDGEPTAGVTTPSVILSNIRQALGHRVSLFSLAFGDDADFPLLRRLSLENRGVARRIYEDTDAALQLEGLYEEISMPLLADVRLDYLGGMVGTSSWALFPNYFGGSELVVAGQVQPGEQELGVHLAAHGPKGQLLVARHSEGATNSSQKAFGCPGEPALNIALFIRRLWAYVTIRELLEARFQARDTTTRHLLAAKILNLSLEYNFVTPLTSLVMVQPKEASEEAKRQPSTTAGPTTIMPSSSSSHGLGTGTAQPVLVPKVSPKSRPIKPTSTAMASTKMSSSNELEPLGQSSSALSTSAHPKPKTPVQDFGTLAHPTLKTKPVALTPSNSSTLLLTKTGTPSHQNPGVTSPMNSKTQVLPLSSGILAQTKGGPQHSKPDNPSQPKTDSPSHSQPGVVTSQSPKSLSQPRPGVSILPIPKHLPHTRPKITAPKTPNNLPHPRPGILLPKTPKILSPLKPSTLPHQTSINLSLSKPGTPTPHTPKTPLPPRPARPRSPPSQSFNTFSNTVSSSTGPSSTMTTSVLEEPLPAPLTPTPPSLLPTGRLWPQQDLLLRPQGTRQALGPSVLGVPTMVLPNNSSSKQEGSPPNLPILLPSSTLSEAISLLLLPEELELLSESMVESKFVESLNPPAFYTFLTPDKDGNPHWDGDSEEILGETGGSMDTPGSSVGSAKGTFPRIFTFSSSVDGDPHFVIHIPHSEERICFTLDGRPGDLLQLIEDPKAGLHVSGKLLGAPPRPGHKDQTRTYFQIIKITTDKPQAYTITISRSSISVQGESTLRLSWDQPALVRKPQLKLQVAAAARLTLHIGNYLEFLILRHRYRHPSTLQLPHLGFYVANGSGLSSSARGLIGQFQHRDIQLVRGPNGPCLRRHQDPDVPVVLGKRLLKESPRLLPRWASCWLVKRSHVEQLLGQPYLAYVL, encoded by the exons ATGTCTGGGTGGAGGTACCTCATCTGTGTAAGCTTTTTGCTGACCATTTTCCTTGAATTGACATGCCAGGGACCTCCTGGCCCCTCTTCATCAAGCACAAAG CTGTTGATGACGAGCTACTCCATACGCTCCACCGTGGTATCTCGCTATGCCCACACCTTGGTCACCTCTGTTCTGTTCAATCCACATGCTGAAGCCCACAAAGCCATCTTTGACCTGGATCTGCCTCACCTTGCTTTTATCTCCAATTTCACTAT GACCATCAACAATAAAGTCTATGTTGCAGAAGTCAAAGAGAAGCGCCAAGCAAAGAAAATCTATGAGGAAGCCTATCACCAGGGAAAGACAGCTGCTCATGTAGGCATCAG GGACCGGGAATCTGAGAAATTCCAAATCTCCACCAGCCTGGCAGCAGGCACAGAAGTGACTTTTGCCCTGGCCTATGAGGAGCTGCTGCAGCGACACCAGGGCCAATACCAGCTGATGATAAGCGTGAGGCCTGGTCAATTGGTGTCAAAGCTGAACGTAGAAGTCACAGTGTCAGAAAGGACAGGCATCTTCTATGTGCATGTACCACCTTTGAGGACCAGCCGCCTGCACACCAACTACCGCACAA GTGAGGCTGATTCACCCCCATCCACCAGGATCGAGAAGGGAGAGACCTGTGTCCGAATCATCTTCTGCCCCACATTGCAAGACCAGTCTGCCTTCTCCAGCTCAGGCATCATGGCTGACTTCATGGTCCAATATGATGTGGTCATGGAGGACATCATTGGGGATGTGCAG ATTTATGGTGGCTATTTTATTCATTACTTTGCCCCCCGAGGCCTCCAGCCTGTGGAAAAGAATGTGGTGTTTGTTATTGATGTGAGTGGCTCCATGTTTGGTATCAAGATGAAGCAG ACTAAAAAAGCCATGAATGTGATCCTCAGTGACCTGCAAGCCAATGACTACTTCAACATTATCTCCTTTTCTGACACAGTTAGTGTCTGGAAAGCTGGAGGTTCGATCCAGGCTACTATCCAGAATGTCCACAGTGCCAAGGATTACTTGGATCACATGGAAGCTGATGGCT GGACTGACATCAATGCAGCTCTGCTGGCGGCTGCTTCAGTGCTGAACCATAGCAACCAGGAACCTGGGAGGGGCCCCAGTATGGGGAGGATCCCTCTGATCATCTTCCTAACAGATGGGGAGCCCACAGCCGGCGTGACGACCCCCAGTGTGATCCTCTCCAACATTCGGCAGGCACTGGGTCATAGAGTATCCCTATTCAGTTTGGCCTTTGGGGATGATGCTGATTTCCCACTGCTGCGTCGCCTGTCCCTGGAAAACCGGGGAGTAGCCCGACGCATATATGAGGACACTGATGCAGCCCTGCAATTAGAGGGCCTTTATGAGGAGATATCCATGCCTCTGCTGGCAGATGTGCGTCTGGACTATCTGGGCGGCATGGTTGGGACCTCCTCTTGGGCTCTCTTCCCCAACTACTTTGGTGGCTCAGAGCTAGTGGTAGCTGGCCAGGTGCAGCCAGGTGAGCAGGAACTGGGCGTCCACCTAGCAGCCCATGGCCCCAAGGGTCAGCTTCTTGTGGCCCGCCACAGTGAAGGAGCCACCAACAGCAGCCAGAAGGCATTTGGTTGCCCAGGAGAGCCAGCCCTCAACATAGCCCTATTCATCCGCCGTCTCTGGGCCTATGTCACCATTAGAGAGCTGCTGGAGGCACGCTTTCAAGCCCGTGACACCACCACTCGCCACCTGCTGGCTGCTAAAATCCTCAACCTATCCCTTGAATACAATTTTGTCACACCTTTGACTTCACTGGTCATGGTGCAGCCCAAGGAAGCCAGTGAGGAAGCCAAGAGACAGCCATCCACCACAGCTGGGCCAACCACCATCATGCCGTCATCCAGCAGCAGCCATGGCTTAGGGACTGGCACAGCTCAGCCAGTCTTGGTGCCCAAGGTCTCCCCCAAATCAAGGCCTATAAAACCAACTTCAACTGCTATGGCTTCTACAAAGATGTCCAGTTCCAATGAGTTAGAGCCACTGGGTCAGAGCTCTAGTGCTTTATCCACCTCAGCACACCCAAAGCCCAAAACTCCAGTGCAAGATTTTGGCACCTTGGCCCACCCAACTCTCAAGACAAAACCTGTTGCCCTTACACCCTCAAATTCTAGTACTCTATTGCTTACAAAGACTGGCACTCCATCACATCAGAATCCTGGTGTTACATCACCCATGAATTCCAAGACACAAGTTCTACCTCTGAGTTCTGGCATCCTGGCCCAGACCAAAGGTGGCCCACAGCATTCTAAACCTGATAATCCATCACAACCTAAAACAGACTCCCCATCACACTCACAACCTGGGGTAGTCACATCACAATCACCCAAAAGCCTGTCACAGCCCAGACCTGGAGTTTCTATACTTCCGATACCCAAACACCTGCCACATACCAGACCTAAAATTACTGCTCCCAAGACCCCAAATAACCTGCCACACCCTAGACCTGGTATCCTCTTGCCTAAGACCCCTAAAATCCTATCACCTCTTAAACCTAGTACCTTACCTCACCAAACTTCTATAAACTTATCACTTTCCAAACCTGGAACCCCAACCCCCCATACACCAAAAACTCCACTACCCCCTAGACCTGCCAGACCCAGGTCCCCACCTTCTCAGAGCTTTAACACATTCTCAAACACAGTCTCAAGTTCTACAGGTCCCAGCAGTACCATGACCACCTCTGTCCTTGAAgaacccctccctgccccccttaCCCCTACTCCGCCTTCTCTGCTACCCACTGGAAGGCTCTGGCCTCAGCAAGACCTGTTGTTAAGGCCCCAGGGCACAAGGCAAGCACTGGGACCATCTGTGCTGGGGGTCCCAACAATGGTCCTACCCAACAACTCCAGTTCTAAGCAAGAAGGCAGCCCTCCAAACCTGCCAATCTTGCTGCCTTCCAGCACCCTCTCTGAGGCCATCAGTCTGCTCCTTCTTCCAGAGGAGCTAGAGCTGCTATCTGAGTCAATGGTGGAGTCCAAGTTTGTGGAGTCCTTGAACCCACCAGCTTTCTATACCTTCCTCACTCCTGATAAAGATG GAAATCCACATTGGGATGGCGATTCTGAGGAAATTCTGGGAGAAACTGGAGGGAGCATGGACACTCCGGGAAGTTCTGTGGGTTCAGCAAAAG GCACATTTCCAAGAATCTTCACCTTCTCATCCTCTG TGGATGGGGACCCCCACTTTGTGATCCACATCCCACACTCAGAAGAGAGGATCTGCTTCACACTTGATGGACGCCCAGGAGATCTGCTGCAGCTCATAGAGGACCCAAAGGCAG GGCTGCATGTCAGTGGGAAACTGCTTGGAGCACCACCAAGACCGGGCCACAAGGACCAGACCCGCACCTACTTCCAGATCATCAAAATCACTACAGACAAACCTCAGGCCTACACTATCACCATCAGCCGTAGTTCCATATCTGTGCAAGGTGAGAGCACCTTGCGCCTGTCCTGGGACCAGCCTGCACTGGTGAGGAAGCCCCAACTAAAGCTCCAAGTAGCTGCTGCAGCCCGCCTCACTCTCCACATCGGAAACTACCTTGAGTTCCTCATCCTCCGGCACCGCTACAGACATCCCAGCACACTACAACTACCCCACTTGGGATTCTATGTGGCCAATGGCTCAGGTCTCAGCTCCTCAGCCCGTGGCCTAATAG gACAGTTCCAGCACAGAGATATTCAACTAGTGAGAGGGCCCAATGGGCCTTGTCTGCGGAGGCACCAGGATCCAGATGTGCCTGTAGTTCTAGGCAAAAGGCTGCTGAAGGAGTCACCAAGGCTGCTGCCCCGCTGGGCTTCCTGCTGGCTGGTGAAACGCTCTCATGTAGAGCAGCTGCTGGGCCAGCCCTACCTTGCCTATGTCCTGTGA
- the Itih6 gene encoding inter-alpha-trypsin inhibitor heavy chain H6 isoform X2 gives MSGWRYLICVSFLLTIFLELTCQGPPGPSSSSTKLLMTSYSIRSTVVSRYAHTLVTSVLFNPHAEAHKAIFDLDLPHLAFISNFTMTINNKVYVAEVKEKRQAKKIYEEAYHQGKTAAHVGIRDRESEKFQISTSLAAGTEVTFALAYEELLQRHQGQYQLMISVRPGQLVSKLNVEVTVSERTGIFYVHVPPLRTSRLHTNYRTSEADSPPSTRIEKGETCVRIIFCPTLQDQSAFSSSGIMADFMVQYDVVMEDIIGDVQIYGGYFIHYFAPRGLQPVEKNVVFVIDVSGSMFGIKMKQTKKAMNVILSDLQANDYFNIISFSDTVSVWKAGGSIQATIQNVHSAKDYLDHMEADGWTDINAALLAAASVLNHSNQEPGRGPSMGRIPLIIFLTDGEPTAGVTTPSVILSNIRQALGHRVSLFSLAFGDDADFPLLRRLSLENRGVARRIYEDTDAALQLEGLYEEISMPLLADVRLDYLGGMVGTSSWALFPNYFGGSELVVAGQVQPGEQELGVHLAAHGPKGQLLVARHSEGATNSSQKAFGCPGEPALNIALFIRRLWAYVTIRELLEARFQARDTTTRHLLAAKILNLSLEYNFVTPLTSLVMVQPKEASEEAKRQPSTTAGPTTIMPSSSSSHGLGTGTAQPVLVPKVSPKSRPIKPTSTAMASTKMSSSNELEPLGQSSSALSTSAHPKPKTPVQDFGTLAHPTLKTKPVALTPSNSSTLLLTKTGTPSHQNPGVTSPMNSKTQVLPLSSGILAQTKGGPQHSKPDNPSQPKTDSPSHSQPGVVTSQSPKSLSQPRPGVSILPIPKHLPHTRPKITAPKTPNNLPHPRPGILLPKTPKILSPLKPSTLPHQTSINLSLSKPGTPTPHTPKTPLPPRPARPRSPPSQSFNTFSNTVSSSTGPSSTMTTSVLEEPLPAPLTPTPPSLLPTGRLWPQQDLLLRPQGTSTLSEAISLLLLPEELELLSESMVESKFVESLNPPAFYTFLTPDKDGNPHWDGDSEEILGETGGSMDTPGSSVGSAKGTFPRIFTFSSSVDGDPHFVIHIPHSEERICFTLDGRPGDLLQLIEDPKAGLHVSGKLLGAPPRPGHKDQTRTYFQIIKITTDKPQAYTITISRSSISVQGESTLRLSWDQPALVRKPQLKLQVAAAARLTLHIGNYLEFLILRHRYRHPSTLQLPHLGFYVANGSGLSSSARGLIGQFQHRDIQLVRGPNGPCLRRHQDPDVPVVLGKRLLKESPRLLPRWASCWLVKRSHVEQLLGQPYLAYVL, from the exons ATGTCTGGGTGGAGGTACCTCATCTGTGTAAGCTTTTTGCTGACCATTTTCCTTGAATTGACATGCCAGGGACCTCCTGGCCCCTCTTCATCAAGCACAAAG CTGTTGATGACGAGCTACTCCATACGCTCCACCGTGGTATCTCGCTATGCCCACACCTTGGTCACCTCTGTTCTGTTCAATCCACATGCTGAAGCCCACAAAGCCATCTTTGACCTGGATCTGCCTCACCTTGCTTTTATCTCCAATTTCACTAT GACCATCAACAATAAAGTCTATGTTGCAGAAGTCAAAGAGAAGCGCCAAGCAAAGAAAATCTATGAGGAAGCCTATCACCAGGGAAAGACAGCTGCTCATGTAGGCATCAG GGACCGGGAATCTGAGAAATTCCAAATCTCCACCAGCCTGGCAGCAGGCACAGAAGTGACTTTTGCCCTGGCCTATGAGGAGCTGCTGCAGCGACACCAGGGCCAATACCAGCTGATGATAAGCGTGAGGCCTGGTCAATTGGTGTCAAAGCTGAACGTAGAAGTCACAGTGTCAGAAAGGACAGGCATCTTCTATGTGCATGTACCACCTTTGAGGACCAGCCGCCTGCACACCAACTACCGCACAA GTGAGGCTGATTCACCCCCATCCACCAGGATCGAGAAGGGAGAGACCTGTGTCCGAATCATCTTCTGCCCCACATTGCAAGACCAGTCTGCCTTCTCCAGCTCAGGCATCATGGCTGACTTCATGGTCCAATATGATGTGGTCATGGAGGACATCATTGGGGATGTGCAG ATTTATGGTGGCTATTTTATTCATTACTTTGCCCCCCGAGGCCTCCAGCCTGTGGAAAAGAATGTGGTGTTTGTTATTGATGTGAGTGGCTCCATGTTTGGTATCAAGATGAAGCAG ACTAAAAAAGCCATGAATGTGATCCTCAGTGACCTGCAAGCCAATGACTACTTCAACATTATCTCCTTTTCTGACACAGTTAGTGTCTGGAAAGCTGGAGGTTCGATCCAGGCTACTATCCAGAATGTCCACAGTGCCAAGGATTACTTGGATCACATGGAAGCTGATGGCT GGACTGACATCAATGCAGCTCTGCTGGCGGCTGCTTCAGTGCTGAACCATAGCAACCAGGAACCTGGGAGGGGCCCCAGTATGGGGAGGATCCCTCTGATCATCTTCCTAACAGATGGGGAGCCCACAGCCGGCGTGACGACCCCCAGTGTGATCCTCTCCAACATTCGGCAGGCACTGGGTCATAGAGTATCCCTATTCAGTTTGGCCTTTGGGGATGATGCTGATTTCCCACTGCTGCGTCGCCTGTCCCTGGAAAACCGGGGAGTAGCCCGACGCATATATGAGGACACTGATGCAGCCCTGCAATTAGAGGGCCTTTATGAGGAGATATCCATGCCTCTGCTGGCAGATGTGCGTCTGGACTATCTGGGCGGCATGGTTGGGACCTCCTCTTGGGCTCTCTTCCCCAACTACTTTGGTGGCTCAGAGCTAGTGGTAGCTGGCCAGGTGCAGCCAGGTGAGCAGGAACTGGGCGTCCACCTAGCAGCCCATGGCCCCAAGGGTCAGCTTCTTGTGGCCCGCCACAGTGAAGGAGCCACCAACAGCAGCCAGAAGGCATTTGGTTGCCCAGGAGAGCCAGCCCTCAACATAGCCCTATTCATCCGCCGTCTCTGGGCCTATGTCACCATTAGAGAGCTGCTGGAGGCACGCTTTCAAGCCCGTGACACCACCACTCGCCACCTGCTGGCTGCTAAAATCCTCAACCTATCCCTTGAATACAATTTTGTCACACCTTTGACTTCACTGGTCATGGTGCAGCCCAAGGAAGCCAGTGAGGAAGCCAAGAGACAGCCATCCACCACAGCTGGGCCAACCACCATCATGCCGTCATCCAGCAGCAGCCATGGCTTAGGGACTGGCACAGCTCAGCCAGTCTTGGTGCCCAAGGTCTCCCCCAAATCAAGGCCTATAAAACCAACTTCAACTGCTATGGCTTCTACAAAGATGTCCAGTTCCAATGAGTTAGAGCCACTGGGTCAGAGCTCTAGTGCTTTATCCACCTCAGCACACCCAAAGCCCAAAACTCCAGTGCAAGATTTTGGCACCTTGGCCCACCCAACTCTCAAGACAAAACCTGTTGCCCTTACACCCTCAAATTCTAGTACTCTATTGCTTACAAAGACTGGCACTCCATCACATCAGAATCCTGGTGTTACATCACCCATGAATTCCAAGACACAAGTTCTACCTCTGAGTTCTGGCATCCTGGCCCAGACCAAAGGTGGCCCACAGCATTCTAAACCTGATAATCCATCACAACCTAAAACAGACTCCCCATCACACTCACAACCTGGGGTAGTCACATCACAATCACCCAAAAGCCTGTCACAGCCCAGACCTGGAGTTTCTATACTTCCGATACCCAAACACCTGCCACATACCAGACCTAAAATTACTGCTCCCAAGACCCCAAATAACCTGCCACACCCTAGACCTGGTATCCTCTTGCCTAAGACCCCTAAAATCCTATCACCTCTTAAACCTAGTACCTTACCTCACCAAACTTCTATAAACTTATCACTTTCCAAACCTGGAACCCCAACCCCCCATACACCAAAAACTCCACTACCCCCTAGACCTGCCAGACCCAGGTCCCCACCTTCTCAGAGCTTTAACACATTCTCAAACACAGTCTCAAGTTCTACAGGTCCCAGCAGTACCATGACCACCTCTGTCCTTGAAgaacccctccctgccccccttaCCCCTACTCCGCCTTCTCTGCTACCCACTGGAAGGCTCTGGCCTCAGCAAGACCTGTTGTTAAGGCCCCAGGGCACAAG CACCCTCTCTGAGGCCATCAGTCTGCTCCTTCTTCCAGAGGAGCTAGAGCTGCTATCTGAGTCAATGGTGGAGTCCAAGTTTGTGGAGTCCTTGAACCCACCAGCTTTCTATACCTTCCTCACTCCTGATAAAGATG GAAATCCACATTGGGATGGCGATTCTGAGGAAATTCTGGGAGAAACTGGAGGGAGCATGGACACTCCGGGAAGTTCTGTGGGTTCAGCAAAAG GCACATTTCCAAGAATCTTCACCTTCTCATCCTCTG TGGATGGGGACCCCCACTTTGTGATCCACATCCCACACTCAGAAGAGAGGATCTGCTTCACACTTGATGGACGCCCAGGAGATCTGCTGCAGCTCATAGAGGACCCAAAGGCAG GGCTGCATGTCAGTGGGAAACTGCTTGGAGCACCACCAAGACCGGGCCACAAGGACCAGACCCGCACCTACTTCCAGATCATCAAAATCACTACAGACAAACCTCAGGCCTACACTATCACCATCAGCCGTAGTTCCATATCTGTGCAAGGTGAGAGCACCTTGCGCCTGTCCTGGGACCAGCCTGCACTGGTGAGGAAGCCCCAACTAAAGCTCCAAGTAGCTGCTGCAGCCCGCCTCACTCTCCACATCGGAAACTACCTTGAGTTCCTCATCCTCCGGCACCGCTACAGACATCCCAGCACACTACAACTACCCCACTTGGGATTCTATGTGGCCAATGGCTCAGGTCTCAGCTCCTCAGCCCGTGGCCTAATAG gACAGTTCCAGCACAGAGATATTCAACTAGTGAGAGGGCCCAATGGGCCTTGTCTGCGGAGGCACCAGGATCCAGATGTGCCTGTAGTTCTAGGCAAAAGGCTGCTGAAGGAGTCACCAAGGCTGCTGCCCCGCTGGGCTTCCTGCTGGCTGGTGAAACGCTCTCATGTAGAGCAGCTGCTGGGCCAGCCCTACCTTGCCTATGTCCTGTGA